One Lucilia cuprina isolate Lc7/37 chromosome 4, ASM2204524v1, whole genome shotgun sequence DNA segment encodes these proteins:
- the LOC111690825 gene encoding dendritic arbor reduction protein 1 isoform X1, which yields MIMEGLETLVAPSHHTFLLTESAAAAHFNVLSFDTCLFKTTAQTSPSTAVSSGATYLTTPSSFGGGHLGSQTLLHYNLSTASPSSSAAESLPATASTTASSSLSSISTSNSALSRHYTNARLGSISVSAETQQQHHQQQQNSPLQHNSPSIASAAVSINTAGTTTTSGRSSASHLSLLNTTQHSPVGGASVSSVGDSIDIKHSHIEAQQGDLNTPVTTSSDIPSFFGPSTVVEPPPITGSIESEDLSLEPQSVASPVLCSPLKEERSTPPTLTIVKEETSNNSCTMYPTSTTTTHQQLSQTTTPTTTTTLGTNNTNTTQSNTPLHHHHQQQQQQHHHTQQHHQQQQQHLQTGQQSPQHLELEQQHQQHYHDQQQNQIYQNHLHQQQQQLQQQQHQHNHHLQHQQHYQQQQQHQTHAQHHHNHHHHHHHHHPYQQQQQSQHANNNNTSSSSGKISYRGIFTTTGNTTMSGLNTSAASVQQQQHQQQQQQQQQQHSQHQQQQQQHQTQMHSPSLTVLPGPMSPPSAGLGNSWSLPSPDKTLFQPPMFSLLGPGPQNAVATQAHYATQHQATIPASTPSPSAHHMHAAAAAYEDSRHVELLGLQMDCSPILLKQAAPPSYGSSSTFTTLADMQQAQNSHDLQQYRQQMGVSTPKYQWLDSPAEYAAGSQQTATLVLPGPSSASSSTALGGGIIPKQEAYAEPTHTPTHHMQTTPSASASGSQTGYSVVQLAEYSPSTSKGHEILSQVYQQSAMPLKLVPVKPRKYPNRPSKTPVHERPYACPVENCDRRFSRSDELTRHIRIHTGQKPFQCRICMRSFSRSDHLTTHIRTHTGEKPFSCDICGRKFARSDEKKRHAKVHLKQRVKKEKLSQQQQQQQQQQMQLQQTAAQQQHHQQQQQQHVHAHHQSAAHAHMLHSSDISIVSSSATSL from the exons ATGATCATGGAAGGGCTTGAAACCCTAGTGGCGCCATCGCATCACACTTTTCTACTCACCGAATCAGCGGCAGCGGCGCATTTCAATGTTTTAAGTTTTGACACATGCCTCTTTAAGACCACCGCTCAGACGAGTCCCTCCACAGCGGTGTCTTCCGGAGCTACATATCTCACCACACCCTCGTCCTTTGGCGGAGGACATTTGGGTTCTCAGACCCTATTGCATTACAATCTCTCCACAGCATCACCCTCATCGTCGGCAGCCGAATCATTGCCCGCCACAGCATCAACAACCGCCTCGTCCTCGCTTAGCAGTATCTCAACATCGAATTCAGCATTATCACGTCATTATACAAACGCACGTTTGGGTTCCATTTCAGTGTCAGCTGAAACtcaacagcaacatcatcagcaacaacagaACTCTCCTCTGCAACATAATAGTCCTTCGATCGCCAGTGCTGCTGTTAGTATTAATACGGCTGGCACCACTACAACAAGTGGTCGTAGCTCGGCTTCACATTTAAGTCTATTGAATACCACCCAACATAGTCCGGTGGGTGGTGCCAGTGTATCGTCGGTAGGCGATAGCATAGATATTAAACATTCGCACATTGAGGCTCAACAAGGAGATTTAAATACACCCGTCACCACTTCAAGTGATATACCCTCATTTTTTGGTCCTTCGACCGTTGTCGAACCACCACCAATAACAG GTTCTATTGAATCTGAAGATTTGTCGTTGGAACCTCAGTCAGTGGCCAGTCCGGTATTGTGCAGTCCATTGAAGGAGGAACGTAGTACCCCGCCCACATTGACAATTGTTAAGGAAGAAACAAGTAATAATAGTTGTACCATGTATCCTACATCCACCACTACCACACACCAACAACTAAGTCagacaacaacaccaacaacgacaacaacattagggacaaataatacaaatacaacACAAAGCAATACACCCTTACACCATcatcaccaacaacaacagcaacaacaccatcacacacaacaacatcatcaacaacagcaacaacacctGCAAACTGGACAACAATCACCACAACATCTTGAACTAGAACAACAACACCAGCAACACTATCATGaccaacaacaaaaccaaataTATCAAAATCACTtacaccaacagcaacaacaactgcaacagcagcaacatcaacacAATCACCACctacaacaccaacaacactatcaacagcaacaacaacaccaaacaCACGCCCAACATCATCACAATCACCATCAtcaccaccaccatcatcatccctatcaacagcaacaacaatcccAGCAtgcaaacaataataatacaagTAGTAGTAGTGGTAAAATATCATATCGTGGCATTTTTACTACCACAGGTAATACCACCATGAGTGGTCTAAATACATCTGCTGCTAGCgttcaacaacagcagcatcagcagcagcaacaacaacaacagcagcagcattcgcaacatcagcaacaacaacagcagcatcaaACACAAATGCATTCACCTTCTTTAACGGTATTGCCTGGTCCTATGTCTCCTCCTTCCGCCGGTTTGGGCAATAGTTGGAGTCTGCCCAGTCCTGACAAGACTCTATTCCAGCCTCCCATGTTTAGTCTTTTGGGTCCGGGACCTCAAAATGCTGTAGCCACCCAAGCTCACTATGCCACACAACATCAAGCCACCATTCCCGCCTCTACACCCTCTCCATCTGCTCATCATATGCATGCTGCAGCAGCGGCCTATGAAGACTCGCGCCATGTAGAGTTATTGGGCCTCCAAATGGACTGTTCACCCATTTTACTTAAGCAAGCTGCCCCTCCCAGTTATGGCAGCTCCAGCACATTTACCACCTTGGCCGATATGCAACAAGCTCAAAATTCCCACGATTTACAACAATATCGCCAGCAAATGGGTGTATCGACACCCAAATATCAGTGGTTAGATTCTCCAGCTGAATACGCAGCTGGTAGCCAGCAAACCGCTACATTGGTCTTGCCCGGACCTTCGTCTGCCTCCTCTAGTACTGCCCTGGGAGGCGGGATCATACCCAAGCAGGAGGCATATGCTGAACCTACTCACACACCCACTCATCACATGCAAACGACTCCCTCCGCCTCGGCATCTGGATCTCAAACAGGTTATTCGGTCGTCCAACTAGCTGAATATTCTCCCTCCACCAGCAAGGGTCATGAGATTTTATCTCAAGTCTATCAACAAAGTGCCATGCCCTTGAAACTAGTCCCAGTTAAGCCACGTAAATATCCCAACCGTCCCAGTAAGACGCCCGTACACGAGAGGCCCTATGCCTGCCCGGTGGAGAACTGCGATAGACGATTCTCAAGATCAGATGAACTCACCCGCCATATACGTATTCATACCGGTCAAAAACCATTCCAATGTCGCATATGCATGCGTTCCTTTAGTCGCTCAGATCATTTGACCACACACATACGCACCCATACTGGAGAGAAACCATTTTCTTGCGATATCTGTGGCCGTAAATTTGCTCGTTCCGATGAAAAGAAAAGACATGCCAAGGTCCATCTTAAGCAAAGAGTGAAAAAAGAGAAATTGagtcaacaacagcagcagcaacaacaacaacaaatgcagcTACAGCAAACGGCAGCTCAGCAACAACAtcaccagcagcagcaacagcaacatgtTCATGCTCATCACCAGTCCGCGGCTCATGCCCATATGCTTCATTCCTCCGATATTTCTATAGTATCATCGAGTGCTACTAGTTTGTAG
- the LOC111690825 gene encoding dendritic arbor reduction protein 1 isoform X2 produces MIMEGLETLVAPSHHTFLLTESAAAAHFNVLSFDTCLFKTTAQTSPSTAVSSGATYLTTPSSFGGGHLGSQTLLHYNLSTASPSSSAAESLPATASTTASSSLSSISTSNSALSRHYTNARLGSISVSAETQQQHHQQQQNSPLQHNSPSIASAAVSINTAGTTTTSGRSSASHLSLLNTTQHSPVGGASVSSVGDSIDIKHSHIEAQQGDLNTPVTTSSDIPSFFGPSTVVEPPPITGSIESEDLSLEPQSVASPVLCSPLKEERSTPPTLTIVKEETSNTTMSGLNTSAASVQQQQHQQQQQQQQQQHSQHQQQQQQHQTQMHSPSLTVLPGPMSPPSAGLGNSWSLPSPDKTLFQPPMFSLLGPGPQNAVATQAHYATQHQATIPASTPSPSAHHMHAAAAAYEDSRHVELLGLQMDCSPILLKQAAPPSYGSSSTFTTLADMQQAQNSHDLQQYRQQMGVSTPKYQWLDSPAEYAAGSQQTATLVLPGPSSASSSTALGGGIIPKQEAYAEPTHTPTHHMQTTPSASASGSQTGYSVVQLAEYSPSTSKGHEILSQVYQQSAMPLKLVPVKPRKYPNRPSKTPVHERPYACPVENCDRRFSRSDELTRHIRIHTGQKPFQCRICMRSFSRSDHLTTHIRTHTGEKPFSCDICGRKFARSDEKKRHAKVHLKQRVKKEKLSQQQQQQQQQQMQLQQTAAQQQHHQQQQQQHVHAHHQSAAHAHMLHSSDISIVSSSATSL; encoded by the exons ATGATCATGGAAGGGCTTGAAACCCTAGTGGCGCCATCGCATCACACTTTTCTACTCACCGAATCAGCGGCAGCGGCGCATTTCAATGTTTTAAGTTTTGACACATGCCTCTTTAAGACCACCGCTCAGACGAGTCCCTCCACAGCGGTGTCTTCCGGAGCTACATATCTCACCACACCCTCGTCCTTTGGCGGAGGACATTTGGGTTCTCAGACCCTATTGCATTACAATCTCTCCACAGCATCACCCTCATCGTCGGCAGCCGAATCATTGCCCGCCACAGCATCAACAACCGCCTCGTCCTCGCTTAGCAGTATCTCAACATCGAATTCAGCATTATCACGTCATTATACAAACGCACGTTTGGGTTCCATTTCAGTGTCAGCTGAAACtcaacagcaacatcatcagcaacaacagaACTCTCCTCTGCAACATAATAGTCCTTCGATCGCCAGTGCTGCTGTTAGTATTAATACGGCTGGCACCACTACAACAAGTGGTCGTAGCTCGGCTTCACATTTAAGTCTATTGAATACCACCCAACATAGTCCGGTGGGTGGTGCCAGTGTATCGTCGGTAGGCGATAGCATAGATATTAAACATTCGCACATTGAGGCTCAACAAGGAGATTTAAATACACCCGTCACCACTTCAAGTGATATACCCTCATTTTTTGGTCCTTCGACCGTTGTCGAACCACCACCAATAACAG GTTCTATTGAATCTGAAGATTTGTCGTTGGAACCTCAGTCAGTGGCCAGTCCGGTATTGTGCAGTCCATTGAAGGAGGAACGTAGTACCCCGCCCACATTGACAATTGTTAAGGAAGAAACAA GTAATACCACCATGAGTGGTCTAAATACATCTGCTGCTAGCgttcaacaacagcagcatcagcagcagcaacaacaacaacagcagcagcattcgcaacatcagcaacaacaacagcagcatcaaACACAAATGCATTCACCTTCTTTAACGGTATTGCCTGGTCCTATGTCTCCTCCTTCCGCCGGTTTGGGCAATAGTTGGAGTCTGCCCAGTCCTGACAAGACTCTATTCCAGCCTCCCATGTTTAGTCTTTTGGGTCCGGGACCTCAAAATGCTGTAGCCACCCAAGCTCACTATGCCACACAACATCAAGCCACCATTCCCGCCTCTACACCCTCTCCATCTGCTCATCATATGCATGCTGCAGCAGCGGCCTATGAAGACTCGCGCCATGTAGAGTTATTGGGCCTCCAAATGGACTGTTCACCCATTTTACTTAAGCAAGCTGCCCCTCCCAGTTATGGCAGCTCCAGCACATTTACCACCTTGGCCGATATGCAACAAGCTCAAAATTCCCACGATTTACAACAATATCGCCAGCAAATGGGTGTATCGACACCCAAATATCAGTGGTTAGATTCTCCAGCTGAATACGCAGCTGGTAGCCAGCAAACCGCTACATTGGTCTTGCCCGGACCTTCGTCTGCCTCCTCTAGTACTGCCCTGGGAGGCGGGATCATACCCAAGCAGGAGGCATATGCTGAACCTACTCACACACCCACTCATCACATGCAAACGACTCCCTCCGCCTCGGCATCTGGATCTCAAACAGGTTATTCGGTCGTCCAACTAGCTGAATATTCTCCCTCCACCAGCAAGGGTCATGAGATTTTATCTCAAGTCTATCAACAAAGTGCCATGCCCTTGAAACTAGTCCCAGTTAAGCCACGTAAATATCCCAACCGTCCCAGTAAGACGCCCGTACACGAGAGGCCCTATGCCTGCCCGGTGGAGAACTGCGATAGACGATTCTCAAGATCAGATGAACTCACCCGCCATATACGTATTCATACCGGTCAAAAACCATTCCAATGTCGCATATGCATGCGTTCCTTTAGTCGCTCAGATCATTTGACCACACACATACGCACCCATACTGGAGAGAAACCATTTTCTTGCGATATCTGTGGCCGTAAATTTGCTCGTTCCGATGAAAAGAAAAGACATGCCAAGGTCCATCTTAAGCAAAGAGTGAAAAAAGAGAAATTGagtcaacaacagcagcagcaacaacaacaacaaatgcagcTACAGCAAACGGCAGCTCAGCAACAACAtcaccagcagcagcaacagcaacatgtTCATGCTCATCACCAGTCCGCGGCTCATGCCCATATGCTTCATTCCTCCGATATTTCTATAGTATCATCGAGTGCTACTAGTTTGTAG